The Algoriphagus sanaruensis genome window below encodes:
- the lptB gene encoding LPS export ABC transporter ATP-binding protein, giving the protein MMLRAEHLVKIYKGRRVVSDISVQVEQGEIVGLLGPNGAGKTTSFYMIVGLIQPNEGKIFLENDDITGLPMYKRAKLGIGYLAQEASVFRKLTVEENILAVLEMTNLPKAQQKEKVEMLLEEFSLTHVRKNLGMVLSGGERRRTEIARALAVDPKFVLLDEPFAGVDPIAVEEIQTIVAKLKTKNIGILITDHNVNETLSITDRAYLMFEGKLLKAGTAEELAADEQVRKVYLGSQFELKRKIFN; this is encoded by the coding sequence ATGATGCTCCGAGCTGAACACCTCGTAAAAATTTATAAAGGCCGTCGTGTGGTCAGTGATATCTCCGTGCAGGTAGAGCAAGGAGAAATAGTGGGTCTTTTGGGACCTAATGGAGCAGGGAAGACCACTTCATTTTACATGATTGTGGGCCTTATTCAGCCCAACGAAGGAAAGATTTTTTTAGAAAATGATGACATCACAGGCCTCCCGATGTATAAGCGAGCCAAACTTGGAATCGGATATTTGGCCCAGGAGGCATCCGTATTTCGCAAGTTGACGGTGGAGGAGAATATCTTGGCTGTTCTTGAAATGACAAATCTTCCAAAAGCACAGCAAAAAGAAAAAGTAGAGATGCTTTTGGAGGAATTCAGCTTAACCCACGTCCGAAAAAACTTGGGAATGGTCTTGTCTGGAGGAGAAAGAAGAAGAACTGAAATTGCACGTGCCCTTGCGGTCGATCCTAAATTTGTGCTCTTGGATGAACCATTTGCGGGAGTTGATCCCATTGCCGTGGAAGAGATCCAAACCATCGTCGCCAAATTAAAAACCAAAAATATTGGCATTCTAATCACCGACCATAACGTCAACGAAACGCTTTCCATTACTGATCGAGCCTATCTGATGTTTGAAGGAAAGTTGCTTAAAGCAGGGACAGCTGAAGAGCTCGCTGCTGATGAGCAAGTTCGAAAGGTGTATTTGGGAAGTCAATTCGAGCTGAAACGCAAAATTTTTAACTGA
- a CDS encoding GH3 auxin-responsive promoter family protein, translating to MEVINSFMTWIFKNRLKQIDFFKNNPVAVQDATLRELIEAGSKTEYGRKHKFESIRTYQDFSRQVPLVDYETFKPEIEKTMAGRQQVFWNGPIEWFAKSSGTTSSRSKYIPVSKESLEECHFKGGKDMLSLYVNKYPDTKLFTGKSLSIGGTLEKNPLNPQGSARAGDVSAIIMQNLPIWAQFVRTPSLETALMSEWEAKIEQMARETMNENVTSMAGVPTWTIVLLRRILELKKAKHILEVWPNLEVFFHGAVAFGPYKSLFKELIPSEKMRYMETYNASEGFFGIQDRIDSDEFLLLLDYGIFFEFIPMEEWDKEQPKVIPLADVEVGKNYAVVISTNAGLWRYKIGDTVKFTSTLPYRFKISGRTKHFINAFGEEVIVENAESAIQFACEQTGASITNFTAAPVYFGGADSKGAHEWVVEFSTPPQDPEEFAGILDHRLREINSDYDAKRHKNLALTRLILHQAPAGLFESWLGKKGKLGGQHKVPRLSNSREYIDEILALMP from the coding sequence ATGGAAGTGATAAATAGCTTCATGACCTGGATTTTTAAAAACAGGCTGAAGCAAATTGATTTTTTCAAAAACAACCCGGTGGCGGTTCAGGACGCTACTTTGCGGGAGCTCATTGAGGCGGGTAGTAAGACGGAATATGGAAGGAAGCATAAGTTTGAATCTATCCGAACGTATCAAGATTTTTCACGACAGGTTCCCTTGGTTGATTATGAGACGTTCAAGCCCGAAATTGAAAAAACCATGGCTGGTCGTCAGCAGGTTTTTTGGAATGGGCCTATCGAATGGTTTGCAAAATCCTCAGGAACTACCTCCAGCCGTAGTAAATACATCCCAGTTTCCAAGGAATCACTCGAAGAATGCCACTTTAAAGGCGGCAAAGACATGCTTTCTTTGTATGTCAATAAATACCCGGATACGAAATTATTCACCGGAAAAAGTCTTTCTATTGGAGGTACGCTAGAGAAAAATCCACTCAATCCTCAGGGTTCGGCAAGAGCAGGCGATGTATCGGCGATCATCATGCAAAACCTTCCCATTTGGGCGCAGTTTGTTCGCACTCCATCTTTGGAGACGGCTTTGATGTCTGAGTGGGAGGCCAAAATTGAACAGATGGCCAGAGAAACCATGAATGAGAATGTCACCTCTATGGCAGGGGTCCCTACTTGGACGATTGTTCTTCTCAGACGGATTCTAGAATTGAAAAAGGCCAAACACATTTTGGAAGTATGGCCAAATTTGGAGGTGTTTTTTCATGGTGCTGTTGCTTTCGGGCCCTACAAAAGCTTATTCAAAGAATTGATCCCTTCGGAAAAAATGAGGTACATGGAGACTTACAATGCCTCTGAGGGATTTTTTGGAATTCAAGATCGGATTGATTCCGATGAATTTCTCTTGTTGTTGGATTATGGGATTTTCTTTGAATTTATTCCCATGGAAGAATGGGATAAAGAACAACCAAAAGTGATTCCTTTAGCTGATGTGGAGGTGGGGAAGAATTATGCAGTAGTGATTTCTACCAATGCTGGCCTTTGGCGGTATAAAATCGGCGATACAGTTAAGTTTACTTCTACGCTTCCTTACCGGTTTAAAATCTCAGGCAGAACCAAGCATTTCATCAATGCTTTTGGAGAGGAAGTCATTGTCGAAAATGCCGAATCAGCGATTCAATTTGCCTGTGAGCAAACGGGAGCTAGTATCACCAATTTTACAGCTGCACCGGTTTATTTTGGAGGAGCGGATTCCAAAGGCGCCCATGAATGGGTGGTAGAATTTAGTACCCCACCCCAAGATCCAGAAGAATTTGCAGGAATCTTGGACCACCGACTTCGAGAGATTAATTCGGATTACGACGCCAAGCGACATAAAAACCTGGCTTTAACCCGATTGATTTTGCATCAGGCTCCTGCTGGATTGTTTGAATCTTGGTTGGGTAAAAAAGGAAAATTAGGCGGGCAGCATAAGGTCCCAAGACTTTCAAATTCCCGGGAATATATCGATGAGATTTTGGCATTGATGCCCTGA
- a CDS encoding lytic transglycosylase domain-containing protein, translated as MSRIHLILIYTLVVAAFSLAGLAFWNTNSEENIEQDFVEVQPIVSYSSFSRDSIRLFSLPTSVDFAGEMVPLDQPDVMERLEREIYVNAYWESNMILLMKRSGKYFDEIDRIFTEAGVPTDFKYLALAESGLMNVVSPAGARGFWQFMESTAKEYGLEVNKEVDERYHFEKSTRAAVRYLQKAHAKFGDWTAVAASYNMGQTGFSKRQSEQFEKNYYNLYLNEETSRYLFRILAFKIIFENQGEFGFHLKEKDFYKNPEFKKIKVDRDIKDLAAWAKGEGSTYKQLKLYNPWLRDKRLNVRRGKVYEVVLPKE; from the coding sequence ATGAGCCGGATCCATCTTATTTTAATTTATACGCTTGTAGTAGCGGCATTTTCATTGGCTGGGTTGGCCTTTTGGAATACGAATTCTGAAGAAAATATCGAACAGGATTTCGTTGAGGTCCAGCCGATTGTTTCTTATTCCTCTTTTTCCCGTGATTCGATTCGACTTTTCTCACTTCCTACAAGTGTGGATTTTGCTGGCGAAATGGTCCCTTTGGACCAGCCCGATGTCATGGAGCGACTGGAGCGGGAGATTTATGTCAATGCCTATTGGGAATCGAATATGATCTTGCTGATGAAGCGGTCAGGGAAATACTTTGATGAGATTGACAGAATATTTACGGAAGCTGGGGTTCCTACCGACTTCAAATACTTAGCCCTCGCAGAAAGTGGATTGATGAATGTGGTGTCTCCAGCTGGAGCAAGGGGATTTTGGCAGTTTATGGAAAGTACAGCCAAGGAATATGGGCTAGAAGTCAATAAAGAGGTGGATGAACGCTATCATTTTGAAAAGTCAACTCGTGCTGCTGTTCGCTATCTCCAAAAAGCGCATGCTAAATTCGGAGATTGGACGGCCGTGGCAGCAAGCTATAACATGGGACAAACCGGCTTTTCCAAAAGGCAATCCGAGCAATTTGAAAAAAACTATTATAACCTATACCTAAACGAAGAGACCAGCCGGTACCTTTTTCGAATCCTTGCCTTCAAAATCATTTTTGAGAATCAAGGTGAATTTGGATTTCATTTAAAGGAAAAGGATTTCTACAAAAACCCTGAATTCAAGAAGATTAAAGTGGATCGAGATATCAAGGATTTGGCTGCTTGGGCTAAAGGTGAAGGGAGTACTTACAAACAGCTTAAGTTGTATAATCCTTGGCTCAGAGATAAACGACTAAATGTTCGCAGAGGGAAAGTTTATGAAGTAGTTTTGCCAAAAGAATAA
- a CDS encoding nitric oxide synthase oxygenase, with amino-acid sequence MSTGQEALFQKATQFITQYYKENNLQGLAERLEQVGSQIALRATYDLTEEELSFGAKLAWRNSNHCIGRLFWKSLKVRDRRTLHSAKDIFEDLLEHLEFGFNQGKIKSVISIYSSEGPSRFRIWNKQLIRYSGYLQEDDSIVGDPDSVEFTQICQNLGWSSKGTAFDVLPIVIQKNEETPEWFELPESLKFQIPLRHPDYPQLDELGLQWYALPVISDMRLEIGGQDFRCAPFHGWYMLTEIAVRNLGDEHRYNLIPKIAQKLGWDTSQNRKLWKDKGLLVLMEMVLSSFQSAGVTLVDHHTASQQFLEFCQIESQKGREVQADWSWIVPPTAGSTTGVFHREWPNEVHSPNFFYQKPKWIKTRSAENRASACPYSSLS; translated from the coding sequence ATGTCAACTGGTCAAGAGGCTTTATTCCAAAAAGCCACTCAGTTTATCACCCAATACTATAAAGAGAATAATCTTCAAGGTCTAGCGGAAAGGCTCGAACAAGTCGGTAGTCAGATAGCGCTTAGAGCAACCTATGATCTTACAGAAGAGGAATTGAGTTTTGGTGCAAAGCTCGCCTGGAGAAATAGCAATCATTGCATTGGAAGGCTTTTTTGGAAGAGTTTGAAAGTTCGGGACAGAAGAACCCTGCATTCTGCAAAGGATATTTTTGAAGATTTGCTAGAGCATTTAGAGTTTGGATTTAATCAGGGGAAGATCAAGTCGGTCATTTCCATATACTCAAGTGAAGGACCCAGTCGGTTTCGAATTTGGAACAAGCAATTGATCCGATATTCGGGGTACCTTCAGGAGGATGACTCTATTGTTGGGGATCCAGATTCCGTAGAGTTCACCCAGATTTGTCAAAACTTAGGATGGAGCTCTAAGGGAACTGCATTTGATGTCCTCCCTATCGTGATCCAAAAAAATGAAGAGACCCCAGAATGGTTTGAATTACCAGAAAGTTTAAAATTTCAGATTCCACTTCGCCATCCCGATTATCCTCAACTAGACGAGTTAGGTTTACAGTGGTATGCCCTTCCAGTTATTTCGGATATGCGATTGGAAATCGGAGGTCAGGATTTTCGATGTGCGCCATTTCATGGCTGGTATATGCTTACAGAAATTGCCGTCCGAAACCTGGGAGATGAACACCGGTATAATCTTATTCCCAAGATTGCCCAAAAACTAGGTTGGGATACCTCCCAAAATCGTAAACTCTGGAAGGATAAAGGCTTATTGGTCTTGATGGAAATGGTGCTGAGTTCTTTTCAATCGGCAGGAGTTACGCTGGTAGATCATCATACTGCCTCCCAGCAATTTTTGGAGTTTTGTCAAATTGAATCCCAAAAAGGCAGAGAAGTGCAGGCTGATTGGTCATGGATAGTACCTCCCACCGCGGGATCGACGACGGGAGTGTTTCATCGGGAATGGCCAAATGAGGTTCATTCACCCAATTTCTTTTACCAAAAACCCAAGTGGATCAAAACTCGAAGTGCCGAAAATCGCGCTTCGGCTTGTCCCTATTCCTCCCTCTCCTAG